The following proteins are encoded in a genomic region of Rhinoraja longicauda isolate Sanriku21f chromosome 14, sRhiLon1.1, whole genome shotgun sequence:
- the LOC144599765 gene encoding protocadherin-10-like, translating to MATAASGAVNFISLLIVSGHVAGRIRYSIQEELEQGAFIGNIAEDLNIGISDLWTRTFRLISDDTKTYLALNLENGILFVRERIDREQVCGKNFLCSLAYKISLINPPEMHSVAVEIIDVNDNPPRFSKGEFSLRISELLAPGARFPLESAHDPDVGTNSISTYQISPNEYFDLNVQKRSNGDLIAELSLEKLLDREEQPAFYLVLTAIDGGIPQRTGTAQIIITVVDVNDNAPVFDHELYRANIRENTPKGTLVTKVSAVDLDEGTNGDLVYSFTSHTSPSTRELFNLDPVTGEIRVDEIVDFEKAHIYELGVEATDKGPSALVGHTIIMVRLIDMNDNPPEIEVTSSSNTVPEDAQIGTMLAEISISDPDSGENGQVQCGVDKNIPFKLQKGSSSNYNLVTSDTLDREMVSVYNISISSWDLGSPPLSSSKHILITVSDVNDNAPRFTQSTYNVFLMENNRPGASIFSVTALDADFDLNGMLTYSMIDSAIQDVSATHIVTINSKSGIIFAARSFDYENLKQFKIKVKAQDAGFPRLSSTAIVNVIILDRNDNAPVIVSPLMWNNTASLEIARQSLYPGYLVTKIIASDADSGQNMRLSFQILEATDKSLFNIGLHSGEIKTVRNFKIDDATNQRMVIQVRDNGQPRLTCTATIIVSVLANITEKMSSELHQRRNVNQFSGPNVSLIIIFGSTCFIFLAIIILLLLLKCKQNRTNNVDETRCCFPCRKWHSTDAFNQRAVLREGLHYSGAAPTLPISGTYHYAVGLSSESSKCDFLFLKPTLNSNDVNTRSTIGRE from the coding sequence ATGGCGACTGCAGCCAGCGGCGCGGTGAATTTTATCTCTCTGCTCATTGTGTCGGGCCATGTTGCGGGACGAATTCGCTACTCTATTCAAGAGGAGCTGGAGCAAGGGGCATTTATTGGTAATATCGCCGAGGATTTAAACATTGGGATTTCGGATTTGTGGACAAGAACGTTCCGTCTGATTTCCGATGACACGAAAACATATCTGGCTCTAAACCTGGAGAATGGAATTTTATTTGTTCGTGAGCGAATTGACAGGGAACAGGTTTGTGGCAAAAACTTTCTTTGTTCCCTTGCCTACAAAATATCGCTGATTAATCCTCCGGAAATGCACAGTGTTGCCGTGGAAataattgatgtaaatgacaatccACCTCGCTTTTCTAAAGGCGAATTTTCCTTACGGATTAGTGAATTACTTGCACCAGGAGCGCGCTTCCCACTTGAGAGCGCGCACGATCCGGATGTGGGCACAAACTCTATCAGCACTTACCAGATTAGTCCAAATGAATACTTTGATCTCAACGTGCAGAAAAGAAGTAATGGAGACTTAATCGCCGAATTATCATTGGAAAAATTGCTGGACCGTGAAGAACAGCCCGCCTTCTATCTTGTACTAACGGCCATTGATGGTGGGATTCCCCAGAGAACTGGCACTGCTCAAATTATCATCACTGTTGTGGATGTGAATGATAATGCCCCTGTATTTGACCATGAATTATACAGAGCTAACATACGAGAAAACACTCCCAAGGGTACGTTGGTGACGAAGGTGAGTGCTGTTGATTTAGACGAAGGTACAAATGGTGATCTCGTGTATTCTTTCACCAGCCACACGTCACCATCGACTCGAGAATTGTTCAACTTAGATCCTGTAACTGGAGAGATCAGAGTTGATGAAATAGTAGATTTTGAAAAGGCACATATTTATGAACTTGGTGTTGAAGCTACGGATAAAGGCCCATCCGCACTAGTAGGGCATACTATTATTATGGTTCGATTAATTGATATGAATGATAATCCACCCGAGATAGAGGTAACGTCTTCATCCAATACGGTTCCTGAAGATGCGCAAATTGGAACAATGTTAGCCGAAATCAGTATAAGTGATCCTGATTCTGGCGAAAACGGGCAAGTACAGTGCGGGGTTGATAAAAACATACCATTTAAACTTCAAAAGGGTTCAAGCAGCAACTATAATTTGGTGACGAGTGATACTTTGGATCGAGAAATGGTCTCAGTTTATAACATCTCAATTTCCTCCTGGGACTTAGGTTCTCCTCCCCTTTCATCAAGTAAGCATATACTAATCACCGTTTCCGACGTAAATGATAATGCACCGAGGTTTACCCAATCCACATACAACGTGTTCCTAATGGAGAATAACAGACCTGGTGCTTCCATATTTTCTGTTACTGCATTAGATGCAGATTTCGATCTGAATGGCATGTTAACGTATTCGATGATCGATAGCGCGATTCAAGATGTTTCAGCAACACATATTGTTACAATTAACTCAAAGAGTGGAATTATTTTCGCAGCGCGTTCTTTTGACTACGAAAACCTGAAGCAATTCAAGATCAAAGTTAAAGCTCAAGATGCTGGATTCCCCAGGCTGAGCAGCACAGCCATTGTAAATGTTATTATTTTGGATCGAAATGACAATGCACCAGTGATTGTTTCACCTTTAATGTGGAACAATACAGCATCATTGGAGATTGCTCGTCAATCGTTATATCCAGGATACTTGGTCACGAAGATAATCGCAAGTGATGCGGATTCAGGGCAGAATATGCGCCTTTCCTTTCAAATTTTGGAGGCCACCGACAAAAGCCTATTCAATATTGGACTACACTCTGGGGAAATTAAGACTGTGAGAAATTTTAAGATTGACGACGCTACCAATCAAAGGATGGTAATTCAGGTCAGGGACAACGGACAGCCGCGCCTCACTTGCACAGCCACAATCATTGTATCAGTTTTGGCGAATATTACTGAAAAAATGTCCTCAGAATTGCACCAACGTAGGAATGTTAATCAATTTTCCGGACCGAATGTTTCTTTAATCATCATATTTGGATCAACTTGCTTTATCTTTCTTGCCATCATAATTTTGCTGCTTCTACTAAAATGCAAGCAAAACAGGACCAACAACGTGGATGAGACCAGATGCTGCTTTCCCTGCAGAAAGTGGCACTCGACTGATGCTTTTAATCAGAGAGCGGTTCTTCGTGAAGGGTTACATTATAGTGGAGCTGCTCCAACTCTTCCCATATCTGGAACTTATCACTACGCAGTTGGCCTATCTTCTGAATCTTCTAAATGTGATTTCTTATTCCTCAAACCTACTTTGAATTCCAATGACGTGAATACTCGTAGTACCATCGGAAGAGAATGA